From a single Miscanthus floridulus cultivar M001 chromosome 8, ASM1932011v1, whole genome shotgun sequence genomic region:
- the LOC136474083 gene encoding transcription factor MYB106-like, which produces MGRSPCCEKEAGLKKGPWTPEEDQKLLAFIEQHGHGCWRSLPAKAGLRRCGKSCRLRWTNYLRPDIKRGKFTLQEEQTIIQLHALLGNRWSSIATHLPKRTDNEIKNYWNTHLKKRLAKMGIDPVTHKPRADAGASSGAGAGNNAGARYRAGAHLSHTAQWESARLEAEARLAREAKMRALVSPPPPAPGPGPAFSGLESPTSTLSFSESALQFANSPHDTHGTPRHALTPPRSYYGEAFGEQQQQQFADADAAVPGFVLAGVLLDCSVAAADQQRFAASSTDASASVSEQQEEEDKGYWSSILNMVNSSMSSSSSSLTSDAVTDPAMYLPSAAAAAEF; this is translated from the exons ATGGGGCGGTCGCCGTGCTGCGAGAAGGAGGCCGGGCTGAAGAAGGGGCCGTGGACGCCGGAGGAGGACCAGAAGCTGCTCGCCTTCATCGAGCAGCACGGCCACGGCTGCTGGCGCTCGCTGCCGGCCAAGGCCG GGCTGCGGCGGTGCGGCAAGAGCTGCCGGCTCCGGTGGACCAACTACCTGCGGCCGGACATCAAGCGGGGCAAGTTCACGCTGCAGGAGGAGCAGACCATCATCCAGCTCCACGCTCTCCTCGGCAACAG GTGGTCATCGATCGCGACGCACCTGCCCAAGCGCACGGACAACGAGATCAAGAACTACTGGAACACGCACCTCAAGAAGCGGCTCGCCAAGATGGGCATCGACCCCGTCACGCACAAGCCCCGCGCCGACGCGGGGGCCTCctcgggcgccggcgccggcaacAACGCCGGCGCGCGCTACAGGGCCGGCGCGCACCTCAGCCACACGGCGCAGTGGGAGAGCGCGCGCCTCGAGGCCGAGGCGCGCCTGGCGCGCGAGGCCAAGATGCGCGCCCTCGtctccccgccgccgcccgcgccaggACCAGGGCCGGCGTTTAGCGGGCTCGAGTCGCCGACGTCGACTCTGAGCTTCTCCGAGAGCGCGCTGCAGTTCGCCAACTCGCCGCACGACACCCACGGCACGCCGCGCCACGCCCTGACGCCGCCGCGCTCTTATTACGGGGAGGCGttcggggagcagcagcagcagcagttcgccgacgccgacgccgccgtGCCGGGCTTCGTTCTTGCCGGCGTCCTTCTCGACTGCTCTGTCGCCGCCGCGGATCAGCAGAGGTTCGCGGCCTCGTCGACGGACGCCAGCGCCAGCGTCAGCGAGCAGCAGGAGGAAGAGGACAAGGGCTACTGGAGCAGCATACTGAATATGGTCAACTCGTCCATGTCGTCGTCTTCGTCCTCGTTGACTTCCGACGCTGTCACGGACCCCGCCATGTACttgccgtcggcggcggcggcggcggagttcTGA